The Paenibacillus macerans genome includes a window with the following:
- a CDS encoding tellurite resistance/C4-dicarboxylate transporter family protein: protein MLRVMDEKIKHLFPGYFSMAMATGALSIAVHLLGAPFVSGLLLHLNTCIYVMLWVLTLIRLIKYFPRVSKDLTSHSQGPGFFTCTAATCVYGSQWAIVAHNGNISTGLWIFGILLWAVIMYTFFTAVTVRKEKPTLGEGINGAWLIAAVATQSVSVLGTLISPHMAEGREIVLFFALCMYLLGCMLYLNIITLIFYRFTFVDLKYSALTPPYWINMGAVAITTLAGSTLMLHAADWPFLTELLPFLRGFTLFFWITGTWWIPLLFILMVWRHVYHRYPLNYDPQFWGMVFPLAMYTTSTYQLSQALELPFLVMIPRIMGVIAIIAWLAVMAGFIYHQFRSFQARR, encoded by the coding sequence ATGTTAAGGGTGATGGACGAAAAGATCAAACACCTGTTTCCGGGTTATTTTTCAATGGCGATGGCCACCGGGGCTTTGTCCATTGCGGTGCATTTGCTGGGGGCTCCGTTTGTATCCGGGCTGCTGCTGCATTTGAACACCTGCATCTATGTCATGTTGTGGGTCCTGACGCTGATCCGGCTCATTAAATATTTTCCCCGGGTCAGCAAAGATCTGACCAGCCACAGTCAAGGGCCGGGCTTTTTTACCTGCACGGCGGCCACCTGCGTGTACGGCAGTCAATGGGCGATCGTGGCGCATAACGGCAACATTTCCACAGGGCTTTGGATCTTCGGCATCTTGCTTTGGGCTGTTATTATGTATACTTTTTTTACGGCCGTGACCGTGAGAAAAGAGAAGCCCACGCTGGGCGAAGGCATTAACGGAGCCTGGCTGATCGCCGCCGTCGCCACCCAATCCGTTTCCGTTCTCGGCACGTTAATTTCCCCGCACATGGCGGAAGGACGGGAGATCGTCCTGTTTTTTGCGCTGTGCATGTATTTGCTCGGCTGTATGCTGTACCTGAACATCATCACATTAATATTTTACCGGTTTACTTTTGTCGACCTGAAATATTCGGCGCTTACTCCGCCTTATTGGATCAACATGGGAGCGGTGGCGATCACGACGCTTGCCGGCTCCACCCTGATGCTGCATGCGGCGGATTGGCCGTTTCTGACCGAACTGCTTCCTTTCTTGCGCGGGTTTACTTTGTTTTTCTGGATTACGGGAACATGGTGGATTCCGCTGTTGTTTATTTTGATGGTGTGGCGTCATGTTTACCACCGTTATCCGCTGAATTACGATCCGCAATTTTGGGGGATGGTGTTCCCGCTGGCGATGTATACGACCAGTACTTACCAGTTGTCGCAGGCCTTAGAACTGCCCTTTTTGGTCATGATTCCGCGGATCATGGGGGTTATCGCGATCATCGCCTGGTTAGCCGTGATGGCCGGCTTTATTTACCACCAATTTCGCTCGTTTCAAGCCCGGAGATGA
- a CDS encoding substrate-binding domain-containing protein yields MKKIWIVYLLLIACFALYVLDFRAQQSRMNEQWRTGGLRGEIGEKYVMVTFQMGIDYWKSGLKGFEDAAQALNVSVEYRGSTQRDVHEQITVLEQVIAKKPAGIAISAIHPSLLTATINKAVDAGIPVVLFDSDAPGSKAYSFLGTDNYAAGVEAARKMAELTGGQGEVAVVTTPNQQNHQERTNGFADTIAAEFPRIRIVDVKNGKGDQLASRQAAEEILRAHPGVGGIFATEANGGIGVAEAVRAAGGGSNAGSGPRIISFDTDKGTLDLVKSGDIAATMAQGTWNMGYWSLQFLFSLKHGLGGSSNPGAPRIPKQADTGITVVTQQNVDDYYAK; encoded by the coding sequence ATGAAAAAGATTTGGATCGTCTATTTGCTGCTGATCGCCTGCTTTGCGCTTTACGTGCTGGATTTCCGGGCGCAGCAGAGCCGCATGAACGAGCAGTGGAGAACGGGCGGCCTGCGCGGGGAAATCGGCGAAAAATACGTCATGGTAACGTTTCAAATGGGCATCGATTACTGGAAAAGCGGGCTGAAAGGCTTTGAGGACGCGGCCCAGGCCTTAAACGTATCGGTAGAATACCGCGGCTCCACCCAGCGCGACGTCCATGAGCAAATCACCGTATTGGAGCAGGTCATCGCCAAAAAACCGGCCGGCATCGCCATCTCCGCCATCCATCCCTCCTTGCTGACGGCCACGATCAACAAAGCGGTCGACGCCGGCATCCCGGTCGTATTGTTCGACTCCGACGCGCCGGGGAGCAAAGCGTATTCCTTCCTCGGCACCGACAATTACGCGGCAGGGGTCGAAGCCGCCCGCAAAATGGCCGAGCTGACGGGGGGCCAAGGGGAAGTCGCCGTCGTCACCACGCCGAATCAGCAAAATCATCAGGAGCGCACGAACGGGTTCGCCGATACGATTGCCGCGGAATTTCCCAGGATTCGGATCGTCGACGTCAAAAACGGAAAAGGCGATCAGCTCGCTTCCCGGCAGGCCGCGGAGGAAATTTTGCGGGCGCATCCCGGTGTCGGCGGCATTTTTGCCACGGAGGCGAATGGCGGCATCGGCGTGGCCGAAGCGGTGCGGGCGGCCGGAGGCGGGTCTAACGCGGGCAGCGGCCCCCGGATCATCAGCTTCGACACCGACAAAGGCACGCTCGACCTTGTCAAAAGCGGGGATATCGCCGCGACCATGGCCCAGGGCACCTGGAACATGGGGTATTGGTCCCTGCAGTTTTTGTTTTCGCTGAAGCATGGGTTGGGCGGCTCCTCCAATCCCGGGGCTCCGCGGATTCCCAAGCAGGCGGACACCGGCATCACCGTCGTGACGCAGCAGAATGTGGACGATTACTATGCCAAATAA